The following DNA comes from Sphingorhabdus sp. M41.
GACATAGGTCCAGAGTTCGGCTTCGCCGTTGCCCTGATAGGCGAGAATCTTGCCGCTCTCGCCGAGCAGATCGAGCGCCTGCAGGACCAGTACCAACAGCGCCAGTACCGCCAGGGTGCGGACAATGAACATTTTGGCCATATAGATGGCGAGTGTCCGGGAAGGGAAAAAGTCCATGTCCGGCTATTCCTTCATCAACGCGCGTTTGCGATTGAAATTGAGCAAGCCCTTGAATACGCCGCCGAATTTTGAGAATGCTTTTTCCAATGCGCCGATTGGCTGGCCACCGGGCACGTGGGCCGCGACATGATACATCCACATGATCAGCGCGGCGAACAGGCAGAAAGGCAGCCACAGGGCTATGATCGGATCAACGAGACCCAGTGATCCGATATCTTCGCCATATTCGTTGACCTTGTGATAGGTCACGATCATCACGATAGACAGAAATACGCCAAGCGCGGAACTGGAGCGCTTTGGCGGAACCGCCAGCGCAATGGCCAGTAGCGGCATCAGCAGCATCATCACCACCTCGACCATGCGAAAGTGGAAATTGGAGCGGCTTTCGTTGCGTTCGGTTTCCGGACGCTCCTTGTCCAGGCCGACTCGCACGAGTTCCGGTATCGTATATTCCAGATCCTTGCCGCCCCGCGAGCGGAAGGATTCGATAGTGGGCAAATCGATCGGCAAATCATGATTGCTGAAACTCAGGATCCTCGGCTTTTCATAATTGGGTGCGTCGTGCACCAGCACGCCGTCGGTCAGGCGCAGGATGATCGTGTCGGGATCATCGGTTGCGAGAAATTGGCCGTTTTCCGCAGTGACCGAGACGGTCTGGCCCTTTTTATTCTCTGCGCGGACAAAAATCCCGCTCAATTTGGTGCCATTGTCACGGCTTTCCTCGATCCGCAGGGTCATCCGGCTGCCCAGATTGGTAAATTCGCCAACCTTGATCGAGGCACCAAGCGCACCCGAACGCAGTTCGAAGCGCAGTTCTTCATAATAATAGCGGGACAGCGGCTGAATGAACCCGACCAAAGCAAGATTGACCAGCATCAGCGCCACCGCGAACATATAGGGCACCCGGAGCAGACGCCCGTAACCTTGGCCAACGGCTCGGAAAACATCGAGTTCGGAGCTAAGCGCAAGCTGCCGGAAGGCCAGCAAAATGCCGAGCAGCAATCCGATCGGTATGCCAAGAGAAAGATATTCGGGAATCAGGTTGGCCAGCATCCGCCAAACGACGCTGACGGGGCCGCCTTCTGCCGCGACAAAATCGAACAGACGCAGCATTTTTTCCAGCACCAGCAGCATGGCGGCAATCACCAGCGTGCTGAACAGAGGTACCGCTATCAATTTTGCCAGATAGCGATCAGTGGAAGTCAGCAGTTTCAACTTGTTGTCTCCCTCTCACCATGTTTTCGCCGCAAATCAAATCCATAACAATCGGTAGATCGGGGGCTGATTCTTGTCCGTGTCGGAGTAATGGCGCGGGTATAACGACTAGGAGTAACTTCGTCATGTTGAAATTTGCGGCATCTATCGCATTATCGACCACTATTTTGCTATCCTCTGCCCCGGCATTTGCTGGTGGCCAGGTAGTGCCCAATGATCTTCGCAAATGTCAGGCGGGCGTTGGCCCTGCCGTTCTTGTCAATGTCAGTGGCGTCAAGGAATCCAATGGCAAAATGCGGGTTCAGACCTATCGCGGAATCTCGTCGGAATGGTTGAAAACAGGGGCATGGCTGCACCGGGTAGAGGCTCCGGCCAAGTCCGGGAATATGCAATTCTGTCTGCCCGTCCCTTCGGCGGGTACTTACGCCATTGCGATCCGGCACGATATTAATGGCAATGGCAAGACCGATATATTTGGTGATGGCGGCGGCATGTCGAACAATCCGAGCATCAATCTCTTCAATCTCGGCAAGCCGAGCTACAAGAAAACCGCCTTCACCATCGGGAATGAAGTCAAATCGATCAATATCACAATGAAATACAGATGATGCATCCGGCACACGGGACAAACTAGGGCTAATTCATGGCAAATGTCGCACTTCTTTCCAATCCGAATTCAACCGGGAATCGGGCGATTTTGCCAGAAGTGCGGTCTTATTGCGTAAAGAATAGTGATGTTTTTCACTATGAAGTGGATCATGTCGATGAAATTGCCAAGGCATTGGAAACCATTGCCCGGGTGAAGCCGAAAGTGCTGGTCATCAACGGCGGTGACGGGACGGTACAGGCGGCACTGACCGAATTATATCAGGGCGGACATTTTGGTGACAACCCGCCCCCGGTCGCGGTGCTGCCCAATGGCAAGACGAATTTGATTGCTCTTGATCTCGGGTCCGAAGGCAATCCGCTAAAGGCGCTGGAACGCATTGTCGAACTGGCCAAACATGATTTGCACGAACATCTGGTCGACCGGGAACTGATCGCGCTTTCCGATGGTGGCAAGGACAGCAAGGTCGTGCTCGGCATGTTTCTGGGCGGTGCCGGCCTGTCGGAGTTCATTCTCTATTGCCGTCACAAGATCTATCCGCTGGGACTGCCCAATGCGGCCGCGCACGTGTTGACGGTTTTTGCTGCGCTCGCATCTGTGCTGTTCGGCATAAAGGGAAAATTTCTGCCCAACCGGTCACGACCAATCAAGATATCGCTGATCCGGGACGGCCAGTTTCAGGGCAATTTTGCGGTACTGATCGTTACCACGCTGGAGCGGTTGTTGTTGATGAAACGTTCGATGCGAAACCAGAATGCGATTGGCCGGATGCAGTTTCTGGCGATCGATCAGCGAGCCGGTGCCATTGTCCGCTTTCTGCTGTCGGTGATTTTTGGCCGGCTGGGCAAGAATGTCCAGAAGGGCATCCATCTGGAACGCGGCGACATGATCCGGATCGAGGGCGAGGGCAGCAACGTACTGATGGACGGCGAGCTATTCTCCGCCCAGCCGGGGCATCCGATTGTTCTGAAATCTACCAAGGCAGTGTCCTTCCTTCGGCTCGCTGCTTGAGCTAGGGCGTTTCGCGTGAGCGAACTCAAATCCCTAATTGCACAGGAACTGGCACATCCGGTTGATTCGCAGGTGGCTGCTTTCGCTGCGTCGATTGCCGCGCAATATGGTGACGCATCTCGCGCTGTGCTCTTTTATGGCTCTTGCCTGCGGACGACCGAACTAGACGGGCAGATGCTCGATTTCTACCTTATCGTTTCGGACTATGAGGCGGCTTACGGGAAAAGCTGGCTAGTGGGGGCGAACAAACGGCTGCCACCCAATGTATTTCCCGCAGAATATGGCGGCCTGATCGCCAAGGTGGCCGTGCTGAGCGAGAGCGATTTTTACAGACTGAACCGGATCAGCGCCAGCGCGGTCAGCCTTTGGGCGCGATTTGCGCAACCGTCCCGACTGGTCTGGCAGGCGGATGAAGCGGCGCGGATCCAAGCAGTTGAAGCGATTGAAGGGGCGGCGGTCACGTTATTCGACATGACCTTTCCGATGATGGATATTGATACGGAATATACGATTGCGGATCTATGGAAGCGCGGTTTCGAACTGACTTACGGGGCGGAGCTGCGCGCCGAAAGGAAGGATCGTTCCGATACGGTCGTCGATTCGGATCCCGAGCGTTATGCGCGATTTGGACCAGCCGTCGTGGCCGCGATTACGGAACGGGACAAAGCACGCGGGAAAAAGCTCAAAATAGTGGCTTCTCGCGATACAGTCGAAAAAAGATGGCGGCAATTGCGGCGCAACGGCAAGATTTTGACTCTCGCCAGACTGGCCAAGGCATCCGCCACCTACGCCGGTGGCATTGATTATCTGGCGTGGAAGATCAACCGCCATGCCGGAACCGATTATGTGATCAGGCCCTGGCAGCGCAAATGGCCGATCCTCGGCGCGCTGGTGATGCTGCCGCGGTTGATTCTAGGCGGGGCGATCAAGTAAACCCATCCTCCAAATGACGAGATGCTAGCGATCCTTGTAATCAGGTTTCCGCTTGGCAAAAAACGCCTTAGCCGCCTCGCGGCTGTCTTCGGTCATCGACAGCATCACCTGTTGCCGGTCTTCGATGGCGAGTGCCGCTTCGAAACTTTGCGCATCGATATTGCGGTTCAGGGCATCCTTGGAAAGGCGCAGGCCCATCGGGGCGGTGTCGAGCATCTCTTCGGCCAGTGACAGGCCAGTCGAGAGCAGCTTGCCCTCATCGACCATTTCGCTGATCAAACCATATTTTTCGGCGCGTTCGGCATGGATGAATCTGCCGGTCAGGATCAGTTCCGAGGCGATCGAAGCACCCACCATTCGCGGCAGAAAATAGCTGGAACCCATGTCGCAGCCGCCGAGCCCGATTTTTATATAGGCCGCATTCATCTTGAGCGACGGTGCGCCATAGCGGACGTCGCTAGCGAGCAATAGCGAGAAGCCGCCGCCGCAGGCTGCGCCCTGTGCCAGCGCGATAATCGGTTGCGGGCATTGCCGCATCAATTGCATCACGGTCGCGATCGAGCGCTGGGTGTTCCAGACATGCTGGACTTGTCCGCGCGAGCCGTCATTCTTCCAGCCGCTGATGTCGAGCCCAGCACAAAAGGCGCGGCCTTCGGCGCGAAACAGCACGACTCGAACATCGAGACGTTTCTGAAGGCCACGAAAATAATCCTGCAGCGCGAAGATCATGTCCTCGTTCATCGTGTTGAGCTTGTCGGGGCGGTTGAGCGTCAGGATTTCAATTGCGCCGCGCTGTTCGATATGGATGGAGTTGGTCATTTATATGCCTTTTATTGACTGACAGAGCCGTATGTTGCGATGGCTACCAAACCGGCCAGCAATAGGCCAACGACCATGAAAACCAAATAGAGCAAAACCGTGATGACAAAGAAAGCTCCCAAATCATTGTCGAACCGGAGCGCAAGCCACAATGGCCAGAAAAATATGACAATGGCGCCGGCCTGATCGCTGAAAACCAGCCAGCAAAGCGCGGCGACAAACGGGAGGACGAATAGCGAAGGGACCCAATGCCACCGCATCGGGTTTAAGGATATATTCCTAAATCGCCCCAACAGCCTTGCCAGCCGCTTCAAACATGCCGAGAATCTGGTCGACTTGCTCGCTCGTATGTTCGGCACAAAGCGAACAGCGCAGCAGTGTCATATTGGCTGGTGTCGCGGGTGGTCTCGCCAGATTGACATATAGGCCCTCCGCGAGCAGCGCCTGCCACATCATCGCGCCTTTTTCGAGATCCGGCATTATTACCGCGATAATCGCGCTTTGCGCTTCCGGCGTGCCGAGGGTGAAACCGAGGTTGCGCAGTCCCTTGTGCAGTTTCTTGCTATTCTCCCAGAGATGCGCGCGCTTGTTGCCGCTGTGCATCAGCTTGCGGATCGAGGTGCTCGCCGTCGCCATCACGCTGGGTGGCAGGCTGGCGGTGAACACATAGGGGCGGCAGACCAGCCGCATGATTTCGAATTTCGGATGGTTGGAGACGCAGAAGCCGCCGACCGTGCCGACGCTTTTGCTGAACGTACCGATGATGAAGTCGACATCGTCGATCACGCCCTGCGCTTCGCAGACGCCGCGTCCGTTTTCGCCGATGAAACCCATCGAGTGGGCTTCGTCGACCAGTACCATGGCGCCGTTTTCCTTGCAGACGCGAACCATTTCCTTGAGCGGTGCGACATCACCGAGCATCGAATAGACGCCTTCCAGGACCACCAGCTTGCCGGCTTCGGCGGGCAGGCGTTTGAGGCGCTTTTCCAGCGCTTCCACATCATTGTGGCGGAACGCGACAATTTCGGCATTGCCCATCGCGCAACCGTCATAGATCGATGCATGGCTGTCGATGTCGAGAATGACATAGTCGCCCTTGCCCGCCAGCGTCGAGATGATCCCCAAATTGGCCTGATAGCCGGTGGAAAAGACCATCGCATGGTCCATCGCGTAAAATTCCTTGAGCGCATCCTCGCAATCGCGGTGGAGGCTGTAGGTCCCGTTAAGCACGCGGCTGCCGGTGGTGCCGGATCCGAATTCTTCCAGCGCTTTCAGGCCAGCCTGACGAACATCATCGTCAAAGGTCATGCCCATATAATTATAGGTGCCGAGAAGAATGGTTTCCTTGCCATCACAAATGGCGACGGTCGGTGAAAGCACTTCCTCCATCACCAGTGAAAACGGGTCTTTGACACCCGTCGCGAGGAGGTTTTCACGCTCCTGGATGAGCGGGTCAAATTTACTGAGTAGATCGGTCATTCTTTACTTCCGTTGGTCCTGAGCCTGTCGAAGGACGAAACACCCGCTCGTGCGACCCTTCGTCAAGCTCAGGGCGAACGGGTGCTTTGGTTTAGCTGTCCATCAACTTCGTGACGGAATCGGCAAGTTGGCCGATGCTTTCGATTTCGGCCTGCATGTTCATGGTGATGATGATATCAAATTCGTCTTCGACGGCAGCGACAAAATCCATGACCGTCAAGCTGTCCCATTCGAGATCACCCTGAAAGGTCGTATCTGCGGTCAAATCGACGCCCTTATTGTTGAAAGGCCCGATCAGTTCGCTGATCTTGGTCATGATTTCGTCGCGATTTGCCATAATATGCTTTCAAAATTACTATTCCTGACCTTTGCCAAGACATGCGCACCATTGGCAAGTGAATAAGGCGTAAAAGCGGCATAATGCGTGCCTTGGCTTGCCCATGCATGCGCTTTCTGCCACTCTTTTGCCGTATCGCGGTCGACCTAAGGGGGAGAGTGTTTATGGACGAAGGCAGCAAATGGCCGGATGAAGTTGTGTACGCGCTTGGCACCACCCAGCGACATCATGTGCAATTGAGCGTTATGGCGGATAATAAGGCGAATATGCTGATTGGCGCGACCTTTGTCGTGTTCACGCTCGCCATTGGCCAAAGCCATGCCGGCGATATCTCCCTGCCGCTTCTCATTCTTGCTATTTCCGCCTTTGGATCCGCCGGCTTGGCGGCCTTGGCGGTGATGCCATCGGTAAGGCCGCAGAAAAACACGTCTCCCAACATGCTGTTCTTTGGCGGTTTTTCCAAAATCAGTGAAGATGAGTTCATCGACCAGCTGCTGGAAACGGAATTGCGCAGCCAGGAATCAACCTACCGGGCGATGCTGCGCGATATCTATCAAATGGGTCAGATTCTGGAGCACAAGAAATACCGTTTTCTCGGCTGGGCCTATCGGGTATTTCTGATCGGCCTGACGCTAACCTTCATCACCTATGTTTACGAACAGTTCGCCGGACCGGTTTTTCAGGCCTGATTACAGCCAGTCGTTATGGCGATACCATTTTGCGGTATCCTTCAGGCCTTGCCGTGTTTCAATCTGCGCTTGCCACAATTGTGACGGCAGGCGCTTTTGCGGGTCTATTGTCCAGTCGTCATGGCAAAAATAATTGACCCGGTCTGTGGTAAGCTTGGCCTTGTTGCCGCGCGCCAGACGGTCCGCCTTGGCAGCAAGACGCAATAGAGATTTTGGCATGCCGAATGTAGCAACGCGTTTGCCTATCGCTTGGCCTATCGCCTTGGCAAAATCGGCCTGAGTCCAGCCGCCCGGCTTGCCGTCATCGACCTCGAAAATCTGAGCAGTAAAATCTTCCTGTTCCGGCAAAAGGGCAAGCAGCGCCTGGCACAGGTCCTGGACGTGTATCACTGATAAAAGTCCGTCAGCATCAGGGGGCAGGGTAACAAATCCCAGTCTGGCCATTTTGAACAGGTCGAGAAATTCGCCGTCGCCAGGTCCATAGACTGCGGGTGGGCGGAGGATCGTCCAGTCGAGGCCGCTGGTCTTGACCAGCTTTTCCGCCTTGGCCTTGGTTTCGCCGTAGATCGACAACTGCGGCTGAGTAGCCGCGAGCGAAGAGACGTGGACGAACCGCTTGGTTCCGGCCTGTTTGGCAGCTTCGATGACCGCAAGCGTTCCTGCGACGTTACCAGTCTCAAAGCCGACTCTGTCTGGGGCATTGACGACCCCGGCAATGTGCAGAACCATGTCCGCGCCGTGGCATAAGGTCGAGAGGCTTGCTGTATCGTCTAGCGCACCGCGCACCCATGTGACGCTCGAACGGTCATCCTGTTTCCGCCGTGTCAAAGCGCGTGCGTCATATCCCTCGCTGATCACCAGATCGAGCATCCGGCTACCGACAAAACCGGTTGCGCCGGTTATCGCGATTGTTTTTCGGGAAGTGCCAGTCATGGTGGCTAGACCAGCACCATCTGATTGCGATGAACCACAGCGCTGCGCGGGGCGTAGCCCAGTAACGCCTCAAGCTCCGAACTGCGGCGGCCGATGATCTTGGCGCAATCCAGCGCATTATATTCGGCCAGACCGCGTGCGATCGTCAGGCCGTCCAGATCCTTGATCTCGACGACATCACTGCGTTCGAACTGGCCGTCGATGGAAATAATGCCGGCCGCGAGAAGGCTGCTGCCCGATTGCAAGGCGGCGATCGCACCCGCATCAATCGTGATCGCTCCGGCTGAGGTCAGCCGGCCACCTAGCCAGGCTTTGCGGGCATTGGCGCCATCTCCTGCCTTGAACAACGTGCCGACATTGGTGAGGGTATAGCGCTCGAGCGGATGCTCTTCGCGGCCCGAGATGATCGACAGTTCGATCCCGGCGAGATTGGCAATTTTTGCCGCTTCCAGCTTGGACGTCATGCCCCCCGAACCCAGTCCCGACGAGGAGCTGCCGTCCGCCATTGCCATGATCGACTCATCGACAGTTTCGACCATACCGATAAATTGCCCGTTGGTTTCGCTGCCCGGCCTGCGGTCATAAAGGCCGTCAATGTCGGAAAGGAGCAATATGCGATCAGCTCCACCGGCTTGGGCCACTCGTGCGGCCAGCCGGTCATTGTCGCCAAAGCGGATCTCGTCGGTGGCGACGCTGTCATTTTCGTTGATCACCGGAATGGCGCGATGTTCGAGCAGCTTTTCCAGTGTCGCGGTTGCGTTGAGATAGCGCTTGCGATCTTCCATATCGTCGAGCGTCAGCAGCATCTGGGCGGCGGTAAGCTGATGCTCTCCGAGCAATTCCGACCACAGGCTGCTCAAGGCGATCTGGCCGATTGATGCTGCTGCCTGTGCGTCGGCCAGGCTGGCTCGCCCGCCTTTTTCGAGACCAAGCTTGCGCGCGCCGAGGGCGATTGATCCCGATGAGACGATGATGACATTGTCACCCCCCTGATGCCGTTTGGCGATATCGGCAACCAGCGTTTTCAGCCATTCCCGGCGTGCCTGGCCATCTTCGCCGACGAGCAGGGAAGACCCGACCTTGACGACAATCGTGTCCGGCTTTGCGGCGCTCACAGTGGCGACCAATCCTTGGCTTTTTCCTCTTCACCTGAGGCGAGCGTTGACTGGCCCTTGCGTTCGATTGAGCTATTCTCGCCAACAGCCTCGAGTATCTTGTCGAGCGCGGCGTCGAGACCCTCGCCAGTGGCGCCCGATACCGGGAGAACATGTTCCGCACCAGCTGCGCGCAATTGGTCGGCGATGTCAGCCATCAGCTCGTCGTCCAGCAAATCCGCCTTGTTGAGCGCCAGTATCTGAGGCTTTTCAGCGAGTCCGCCGCCATATTTCTCCAGCTCCTTGCTAACCGTTTTCCAGGCTTTCACCGGATCATCACCGGTAGCATCAATGAGATGGAGCAATATCTTGCACCGCTCGATATGGCCGAGAAAGCGATCGCCAATGCCTGCTCCGTCTGCCGCGCCCTCGATCAGCCCGGGAATGTCGGCGAGCACGAATTCACGGCCCTTGTGCCGGACCACGCCAAGCTGGGGATGGATGGTGGTGAAGGGATAGGCGCCGACTTTGGCGCCGGCGTTAGTCACTTTGTTGATCAGCGTCGATTTGCCGGCATTGGGCAGGCCGACAAGCCCGGCATCGGCAATCAGCTTGAGGCGCAACCAGACGGCTGCTTCCTCGCCCGGTTCGCCCGGCTGGTGCTGGCGCGGCGCGCGGTTTGTCGAGCTTTTGTAGCTGGCGTTTCCGCGGCCGCCGATTCCACCTTCAAGGAATGTCGCGCGCTGCCCTTCCCGCGTGAAGTCGAGCAGCACATGTTCCTTGTCTTCCGACAATATCTGTGTGCCTACCGGTACCTTGATGACGAGATCGTCACCGCCAGCACCGGTCCGATTACGGCCCGCGCCGCCCTTGCCACGCGGGGCTCTGAAATGCTGGGCATAGCGAAAGTCGATCAGCGTGTTGAGGCCTTCAACGGCTTCGAACACGATATCGCCGCCTTTGCCGCCATTGCCGCCATCGGGGCCGCCATATTGGATATATTTTTCACGCCGGAAACTGACAGCGCCAGGGCCGCCCTGACCGGAGCTGACATAGATTTTGGCTTGATCGAGAAAATGCATGTTGGTGCATTTAGGGATTTGATGCGCGAAAGGCTAGGCTTTGCTGCAATATAACGACATTGCATATTTCGGTTCACCGGCCTGAGAAGCTAGATGCTCAGGCCTCCGTCGACTGCGAAGGCGGCTCCGGTGGCGAATTTGCTTTCGTCCGAGGCCAGATAGACAATCAGATGCGCGATGTCGTCGGGCTCGCCCATATGACCGACCGGCTGCGCCAGCTGGAACGATTCCTCGGTTTCAGCGGGATTCGGCGTTCCGTCGATGACGCTGCGCACATTGGGGGTCATGATCGTGCCGGGCAGCACGGCGTTGACCCGGACCCTGTTCTTCTCTCTGGCGCAGTAGAGCGCGATGGATTTGGTCAGCATCGGGATCGCGGCTTTCGCGCTGTTATAGGCGACCAGATCGGGGCTGGCGTTGATCGCGGCAGCCGATGAAAGATTGATGATCGAACCTCCCGTCTTGCTCATCAGCGGCAGGGCTGTCTTGCAACCGAGGAATATCGAGTCGACATCGACGGTGTAACAGCGCTTGAAATCCTCGTAGCTGACGTCTGCTATCGAACCGAAAACCGTAACCGCAGCATTGTTCACCAGCACGTCGAGCCGTCCATATTCTGCTTCGACATGGGCGATGACGTCGCCCCAGCGTTCGGGATCGGTCACGTCCTGCTCCAGAAAATCGACACTGCCGCCGAGCTCTGCCGCCGTTGCCGCTCCGGCCTGCCCATCATGATCGGTGATCAGTATGCGCGCGCCTTCTTCGGCCAGTCGCCGTGCAGCCGCCTTGCCCAGCCCCATTGCGCCGCCGGTCAGCAATATGATCTTGTCCTGCACGCGTCCCATTTGTCTCTCCCGGTTGCTGCCGTTCGTCGTTGGCGGTTTCGAACCGTTATTCGGCGGCTTCCATCTGTTCCATCTGCGCGATCCTGGGATCATTGGGAAAGACCCATTCTTCGCCGATCACCTGCTCGACGGCGAGATGTTCCGGCACCCGGTTGAGGCCGATCATCTTGTCGCAATTCTGGTGAAAGCTGTAGATGCGCGCTTCCTGATAGCTCAGCGGAACGCTCTTGAAGCCGTCGCTTTCCATCGATTTCTGGATCATTTCGCCGAACTGCGTATCCTCGAGGATGATTGGCGACATATCGCGGCCATTGGGCTTGCTGTCGTCCGGTACGGTCCAGAGATCCGGGGCCGGGCCATCGCCCCAGTCCATTGCCATGGTGATCAGTTCCAGCCGGGTTGTATTCAGCGAGGTCGGCCAGAAGATCAGCGGCGGGACGAAATAATTGCTCAGCGGCGACACCCAGTTGGGGAACATCGTGTAACTTTGCGTGCAGGTCCGGCCGAATTCACCGACACCCTCGATCTCCTGCCAGTTCGCCGGGCTATCGATGGCCCGGACATGCTCGCGGTCTGTCTGTTCGGGCGCGGGTGCGAGCATCCGGGCATGGCCGTTGGGATAGAGCGTGTTCACATTGCGCTTGCTGTCGACCAGAGGCGCGACGGTGTCTGGGTGGATGAAGGGGACATGATAGACCTCCATATTGGCCTCCATCGCCACCTTCCAGTTGCACTTCAGGTCGAAACTGTGGCGCGCGGCGAGCCGGATCTTGTCGAAGCGGAATTCCTGCCATTCGTCCCAGACCGGGCCGAGCCATTGCTTTAGCGGCATTGCGTCTTCGTCAAAATTGACGAAAATCAGATTGCCCAGCGTCTCGCATCGCACCGGGATCAGGCTGCGGCAGGACATGTCGAAATGCGGACCAAAATCCTGTTTTTCCGGTACGCCGACCAATGTGCCGTCGGTCTTGTAGGTCCAGTTGTGATAACCGCACATCAGCCGCGGCGCCTTGCCCTTTTCCTCGGTGACGACGGGCGCACCGCGATGGCGGCAGGTGTTGTAGAAAGCGCGTATTTCGCCATCCATGCCGTGCACGATGATGATCGGGTCGCCGATCTGTTCCCATTTCATGAAACAGCCAGGTTCGGGTACTTCATCGATATGGGCGGCGAACAGCCAGGTTTTCTTCCACAGATATTGTTGCTCGAGGTCATAATATTCCCGGGATGTATAACGACCCGCCGGCAGGTCCGGTAACCGCGGGAAATTCTCGGGTGGTGCCTTGCGGGCGGCTTCCCATTCCATGAGACGTTTCATCTGATCGATATAGTCTTGCGTCATGGGCATTGCCTGCTCTCCTAAGCCGCGCTCACCCGCACGGGGATCGCGCTTTGCATCGCCTGTCCGGTAATCGGATCGAGATGATCATTGTCGACAATCAGCCGGTTGGTCGAGCCGCCCTTGGTCATCACGTCGCCTTTGCCGGCCTCGCTATCGCCAAAGGCATGGCTCATCGAGATGACGCCTGGCCGGACCTTGTCGTCCGCCTTTGCGAGACCGAAAATCGAGGCGGTGGGAGAGCTGATTTCGATGATCGCGCCGTCTTCGATGCCTGCTGCAGCCAGATCACCGGGGTTGAAGAAGGCCGGATTGGTCGGCATTTTCTCGACCAGTTTCGGGAAGGTATGGCCATTGCTGTTATAGCGATGCTTGGAGCGGCGCGAAATCAGGCGGAAGTCGAAGCCGCTCTCGACCGGGTCATTAGCAGCATAGTCGAGAAGCTCGCTGGGCATGGCGCCGGCGTTGAGATCGAATTTCTCCTGCGCATCGGGTTCCGCCGGACCGACGACGGGGTGCAGTTCGTCATAGGTGATGGCAGCGCCCTTGCGCTCCAGCGCCGCCGCATCGGCCTTGGCCTTGCTGGGCTTGAGCAGCGAACCTTCGGAAATCAGGTCGAGCACGGTCGCCTTGTCAGGGCAGGTCTCCATCGACACGGAGCCACCGGGGAAATTCATCTCGATGCCCATATGTTTGGCGAGCCACCAGAGCATTTCATATTCGTCCATCGTGTCGCCGGGCGGCGGCACCATCGCTTCGGTATAATGGCCATAGGCTTCCTCGGTGAAGGCGTCGGAGACATTGTTTATGTCTTCGCGTTCGAGACACATGCTGGGCGCGAGGATCATGTCGGCGCGTTTGG
Coding sequences within:
- the proB gene encoding glutamate 5-kinase, translated to MSAAKPDTIVVKVGSSLLVGEDGQARREWLKTLVADIAKRHQGGDNVIIVSSGSIALGARKLGLEKGGRASLADAQAAASIGQIALSSLWSELLGEHQLTAAQMLLTLDDMEDRKRYLNATATLEKLLEHRAIPVINENDSVATDEIRFGDNDRLAARVAQAGGADRILLLSDIDGLYDRRPGSETNGQFIGMVETVDESIMAMADGSSSSGLGSGGMTSKLEAAKIANLAGIELSIISGREEHPLERYTLTNVGTLFKAGDGANARKAWLGGRLTSAGAITIDAGAIAALQSGSSLLAAGIISIDGQFERSDVVEIKDLDGLTIARGLAEYNALDCAKIIGRRSSELEALLGYAPRSAVVHRNQMVLV
- the obgE gene encoding GTPase ObgE → MHFLDQAKIYVSSGQGGPGAVSFRREKYIQYGGPDGGNGGKGGDIVFEAVEGLNTLIDFRYAQHFRAPRGKGGAGRNRTGAGGDDLVIKVPVGTQILSEDKEHVLLDFTREGQRATFLEGGIGGRGNASYKSSTNRAPRQHQPGEPGEEAAVWLRLKLIADAGLVGLPNAGKSTLINKVTNAGAKVGAYPFTTIHPQLGVVRHKGREFVLADIPGLIEGAADGAGIGDRFLGHIERCKILLHLIDATGDDPVKAWKTVSKELEKYGGGLAEKPQILALNKADLLDDELMADIADQLRAAGAEHVLPVSGATGEGLDAALDKILEAVGENSSIERKGQSTLASGEEEKAKDWSPL
- a CDS encoding glucose 1-dehydrogenase; protein product: MGRVQDKIILLTGGAMGLGKAAARRLAEEGARILITDHDGQAGAATAAELGGSVDFLEQDVTDPERWGDVIAHVEAEYGRLDVLVNNAAVTVFGSIADVSYEDFKRCYTVDVDSIFLGCKTALPLMSKTGGSIINLSSAAAINASPDLVAYNSAKAAIPMLTKSIALYCAREKNRVRVNAVLPGTIMTPNVRSVIDGTPNPAETEESFQLAQPVGHMGEPDDIAHLIVYLASDESKFATGAAFAVDGGLSI
- a CDS encoding aromatic ring-hydroxylating oxygenase subunit alpha; protein product: MPMTQDYIDQMKRLMEWEAARKAPPENFPRLPDLPAGRYTSREYYDLEQQYLWKKTWLFAAHIDEVPEPGCFMKWEQIGDPIIIVHGMDGEIRAFYNTCRHRGAPVVTEEKGKAPRLMCGYHNWTYKTDGTLVGVPEKQDFGPHFDMSCRSLIPVRCETLGNLIFVNFDEDAMPLKQWLGPVWDEWQEFRFDKIRLAARHSFDLKCNWKVAMEANMEVYHVPFIHPDTVAPLVDSKRNVNTLYPNGHARMLAPAPEQTDREHVRAIDSPANWQEIEGVGEFGRTCTQSYTMFPNWVSPLSNYFVPPLIFWPTSLNTTRLELITMAMDWGDGPAPDLWTVPDDSKPNGRDMSPIILEDTQFGEMIQKSMESDGFKSVPLSYQEARIYSFHQNCDKMIGLNRVPEHLAVEQVIGEEWVFPNDPRIAQMEQMEAAE